The following coding sequences lie in one Thermosulfuriphilus ammonigenes genomic window:
- a CDS encoding cysteine hydrolase family protein produces MRVLIVVDMLNDFVDERGALFCGPAARRIIPFVAQKIAEFRQQGQPIIYLRDSHSPDDREFEAFPPHCVRGSWGGEIIPELAPAPGDIIIEKTRFSGFFRTPLEKELERLKAQELHFVGVCTNICVMDTVGDARNRDYPVVVYRDGVADFDQEAHEFALKRMERIYRARVI; encoded by the coding sequence ATGAGGGTGTTGATTGTCGTGGACATGCTCAATGACTTTGTCGATGAAAGGGGGGCTCTCTTTTGTGGTCCGGCGGCCCGGAGGATCATCCCCTTCGTGGCCCAAAAGATTGCGGAATTTAGACAGCAGGGCCAGCCGATTATCTATCTTCGTGATAGCCACAGCCCCGATGACCGAGAATTTGAGGCCTTTCCCCCTCACTGTGTGCGGGGTAGCTGGGGAGGAGAGATCATCCCTGAACTGGCTCCGGCCCCGGGAGATATCATCATCGAAAAGACCAGATTCTCCGGCTTTTTTCGGACACCCCTGGAGAAAGAACTTGAGCGTCTTAAGGCCCAAGAACTTCACTTTGTGGGAGTTTGCACCAATATCTGCGTCATGGACACCGTGGGAGACGCCCGCAACCGTGACTACCCTGTGGTGGTCTATCGAGACGGGGTGGCCGACTTTGACCAGGAAGCCCATGAATTCGCCCTTAAACGAATGGAGCGCATCTACCGGGCCAGGGTAATCTGA
- a CDS encoding sensor histidine kinase yields the protein MIRRIIVYFSALILFLCAFFVYTIISFAGKILDMTLISQLDRAVVAIAEDPLLLQPQILPRLKRLLQAEIFVYDLQGKMLLATNKALMGQVPTQLTPDLLEKLLAGERIIRSTGGPLRQALSLVRLPGGTKLIISLVSSESSLSLFKKRLAIGVFYTALSGFLFALVVSYHLGYYLGRPLERLCRYARRISQGETGLKLPEEGPPEIKELARTINEMLVRLREYQQRLLVAERQNTAAQMAASFAHEVKNPLTSLKLAGVMLTETLQDEEARRRAEVIVRECRRIERIVQDMLERARPIRLQRRPTPLAGLIRETVEAISEAYPEIDFRLDLDSSVRSEVDPDKIRQVLWNLILNAAEAMKGRGGVTICLRGGQKVEILVEDEGPGIPPEVSRRLFSPFFTTKPQGTGLGLAISRQIIEAHGGKLLLENRKPRGARARIILPL from the coding sequence ATGATCAGACGGATTATTGTCTATTTTTCAGCACTTATTCTCTTTCTATGTGCCTTCTTTGTTTATACTATCATCTCTTTTGCCGGAAAGATCCTGGATATGACCCTTATCAGTCAGCTGGATCGAGCAGTGGTGGCCATTGCCGAGGATCCCCTCCTGCTTCAACCCCAGATCCTTCCTCGGCTTAAAAGACTCCTTCAAGCGGAAATCTTCGTTTATGATCTCCAGGGGAAGATGCTTTTGGCCACCAATAAGGCCCTGATGGGCCAAGTTCCGACCCAGCTAACCCCTGATTTGCTAGAAAAACTACTTGCTGGTGAGCGAATAATCAGATCGACCGGGGGGCCGCTACGTCAGGCCCTTTCTTTGGTTCGGTTGCCAGGAGGGACGAAGCTGATAATCTCCCTGGTTTCCTCGGAATCCTCTCTAAGCCTGTTTAAGAAACGGCTGGCCATAGGGGTCTTTTATACGGCTCTAAGCGGCTTTCTCTTTGCTCTGGTGGTTTCCTATCACCTCGGCTACTACCTGGGCCGGCCCCTGGAGAGACTTTGTCGGTATGCCCGGCGCATCTCCCAGGGAGAAACAGGCCTTAAGCTTCCAGAGGAGGGCCCCCCAGAGATAAAAGAGCTAGCTCGAACCATAAATGAAATGCTGGTTCGGCTCAGGGAATACCAGCAGAGGCTTCTGGTGGCGGAGCGTCAGAATACAGCCGCTCAAATGGCGGCCAGCTTTGCCCACGAAGTAAAAAACCCCCTTACCAGCCTCAAGCTGGCCGGGGTGATGCTCACAGAAACCCTCCAGGATGAAGAGGCCCGTCGTCGGGCCGAGGTTATTGTTAGAGAATGCCGGCGTATAGAGCGCATTGTTCAGGACATGCTTGAACGGGCTCGCCCCATAAGGCTCCAGCGCCGGCCAACCCCCTTGGCCGGGCTCATTAGAGAGACGGTGGAGGCAATCAGTGAGGCCTATCCGGAAATAGACTTCCGGCTGGACCTTGACTCCTCTGTCAGGAGTGAGGTGGATCCTGACAAGATCCGTCAGGTGCTTTGGAATCTTATTCTCAACGCTGCTGAGGCCATGAAGGGGCGGGGCGGAGTTACGATTTGTTTGCGCGGCGGCCAGAAGGTGGAGATTCTCGTTGAGGATGAAGGGCCTGGGATTCCACCGGAGGTAAGCCGACGGCTCTTTAGCCCTTTCTTTACCACCAAACCTCAGGGCACCGGTCTGGGGTTGGCTATCAGTCGTCAGATTATTGAGGCCCATGGCGGAAAGCTTTTGCTGGAAAACCGAAAGCCTCGCGGGGCCCGGGCCCGGATCATTTTGCCTCTTTAG
- a CDS encoding M20/M25/M40 family metallo-hydrolase, with protein sequence MINIDRLTREFIRLATIESPSRKEGRLATYLQEVFESLGARVLFDASASQTGSEVGNMVVKIPGGRGQAIFFNAHLDTVSPVEGIKVIFRDGVFSTDGRTILGADDKSAIAALIEAVRVIQEQGLDHPPLELVFTVCEEIGLLGAKNLGWELIEAPMGYALDNEEIDILINRAPQAIRFRAQILGRSAHAGLAPEKGINAIKLAAKALLEMPCGRIDEETTANVGIIQGGVATNIVPPEVTIEGEARSHDSTKLKQTWQAMEAALIKACQTLPQGQDGRPSYSWQMEEDYPLMKVPEEHPVIKLALQAAKDVGLDLKLEKTGGGSDANIFNAHGRTTVILGTGMREVHTTKEYLRLEDLITTTRLVLGIIRVAARG encoded by the coding sequence ATGATCAACATAGACCGCCTTACCAGAGAGTTTATCCGCTTAGCCACCATCGAAAGCCCCTCGCGCAAAGAGGGCAGACTGGCGACCTATCTTCAGGAGGTCTTTGAATCTTTAGGAGCCCGGGTTCTTTTTGACGCCTCCGCAAGCCAAACCGGCTCCGAGGTAGGCAACATGGTGGTCAAGATCCCCGGAGGCCGGGGACAGGCCATCTTCTTCAACGCCCACCTGGATACCGTGAGCCCCGTAGAGGGGATTAAGGTCATCTTCCGGGACGGAGTTTTCTCCACCGATGGCCGAACCATCCTGGGGGCTGACGACAAAAGTGCCATTGCCGCCCTGATTGAGGCCGTACGGGTCATCCAGGAGCAGGGTCTGGATCATCCTCCTCTGGAATTAGTCTTTACGGTTTGTGAGGAAATCGGTCTTCTGGGGGCCAAAAACCTGGGCTGGGAACTCATTGAGGCCCCCATGGGATATGCCCTGGACAACGAAGAGATTGATATCCTCATCAACCGGGCCCCTCAAGCTATTCGATTTCGGGCCCAGATATTGGGTCGCAGTGCTCATGCCGGGCTGGCCCCTGAGAAGGGGATAAACGCCATTAAGCTGGCGGCCAAGGCCCTGCTGGAGATGCCCTGTGGCCGAATAGATGAAGAGACCACCGCCAACGTGGGTATCATCCAAGGAGGAGTAGCTACCAACATTGTTCCCCCCGAGGTGACCATTGAGGGCGAGGCCAGAAGTCATGACAGCACCAAGCTTAAGCAGACCTGGCAGGCCATGGAGGCTGCTTTAATTAAGGCCTGCCAGACACTACCTCAGGGGCAAGACGGCCGGCCCAGTTACTCCTGGCAGATGGAAGAAGACTACCCCTTGATGAAAGTTCCCGAAGAACATCCTGTCATCAAGCTGGCCCTTCAGGCCGCCAAGGATGTGGGCCTTGATCTCAAGCTAGAGAAAACCGGTGGCGGAAGCGATGCCAACATCTTTAACGCCCACGGTCGAACTACGGTTATCCTGGGCACCGGGATGCGCGAGGTTCACACCACCAAGGAATATCTACGGTTAGAAGATCTGATAACCACCACCCGACTGGTCCTGGGAATTATCCGGGTAGCTGCCCGAGGCTAA
- a CDS encoding cation:proton antiporter translates to MVILQDILIILGFALATSLLAHRLRVPNLVGFIIAGMFIGPFGLRLIPNTHEIELLAELGIVLLLFSIGLEFSPAHFRRLRRVVLLGGTAQILLTIVLAGGLYWLLVAPELGRSIFLGSFVALSSTAIVLTILQQKGLIESPQGQVSLGLLLFQDLAIVPLVLLVPFLAGQVEADPRSVGIIFLKSLLLFALLYTLGRWGVPRFMELVVRTRSRELFVLAVLTFCLAVAWGTYKAGFSLSLGAFLAGFILARSEYSYQAIANILPFKDFLSCFFFISIGMLFDPLFVWRHPVPILGLALLSFALKTAVIFGVVRLLRYSLRICFLVALSLFQIGEFSFLLAQEALKIELISRQEYQFLLAVSIITMLVTPVLIALAERWQYLFLPGRRPSSSESIRDRLVIIGFGIIGRALRDAARRMEIPYSIVEMNPETVKREKKAGEPIIFGDATYEYILLEAGVDQAKVLAVTIPDSQAVRRVVSLARSLNPNLYIIVRTRYVAKIAPLLRLGADEVIPEELVVALEIFVRSLRVYLLPEERIDGLLKELREAHYSRLCPSGRRQQEERP, encoded by the coding sequence ATGGTTATCCTTCAGGATATCCTTATCATTCTCGGTTTTGCCCTGGCAACGAGTCTTCTGGCCCATCGACTTCGGGTGCCTAACCTTGTGGGATTCATCATTGCCGGAATGTTTATAGGTCCTTTTGGCCTCCGGCTCATTCCCAACACTCACGAAATCGAACTTCTGGCCGAATTGGGCATCGTCCTGCTACTTTTTAGTATTGGGCTGGAGTTTTCTCCGGCCCACTTTCGCCGTCTGCGGCGGGTGGTTCTTCTCGGGGGCACGGCCCAAATCCTCCTGACTATAGTTCTGGCCGGAGGTCTTTACTGGCTCCTGGTGGCCCCCGAACTTGGAAGGTCGATTTTTTTGGGTTCTTTTGTGGCTCTAAGTAGCACGGCCATTGTTCTAACTATCCTTCAGCAAAAGGGTCTCATAGAAAGTCCCCAGGGGCAGGTCTCCCTGGGTCTTCTTCTTTTCCAGGATTTGGCCATTGTCCCCCTTGTTCTCCTGGTTCCCTTTCTGGCCGGACAGGTTGAGGCCGATCCCCGCTCCGTGGGAATCATCTTCCTTAAAAGCCTTCTCTTGTTTGCCTTGCTCTACACCTTGGGGCGCTGGGGAGTCCCCCGATTCATGGAACTGGTGGTTCGAACAAGAAGCCGGGAGCTTTTTGTCCTGGCGGTTCTCACCTTTTGTCTGGCAGTGGCCTGGGGTACCTACAAGGCCGGTTTTTCTCTCTCTTTAGGGGCCTTTCTGGCCGGGTTTATTTTGGCTCGTTCCGAATACAGTTATCAGGCCATAGCCAATATCCTGCCTTTCAAGGATTTCTTGAGCTGTTTTTTCTTTATTTCTATCGGGATGCTCTTTGATCCCCTGTTTGTCTGGCGTCATCCGGTTCCCATTCTGGGGCTGGCCCTTTTATCCTTTGCCCTTAAGACAGCCGTTATTTTTGGGGTGGTAAGGTTACTGAGGTATTCTCTGCGGATCTGCTTTTTGGTGGCCCTCAGCCTCTTTCAAATAGGAGAGTTTTCCTTTCTCCTGGCTCAGGAGGCCCTGAAGATAGAGCTTATCAGCCGCCAGGAGTATCAATTCCTCCTGGCAGTGTCCATCATCACTATGCTGGTCACTCCTGTGCTGATCGCTCTGGCGGAAAGGTGGCAGTATCTTTTTCTGCCCGGGCGAAGGCCCTCGTCTTCAGAATCTATCCGGGACCGGCTGGTCATCATTGGCTTTGGAATTATCGGTCGGGCCCTAAGGGATGCCGCCAGGCGGATGGAGATTCCCTATTCCATAGTGGAGATGAATCCGGAGACGGTAAAAAGGGAAAAGAAGGCCGGGGAACCTATCATCTTTGGGGATGCCACTTATGAATACATTCTTCTTGAGGCCGGAGTTGATCAGGCCAAAGTCCTGGCGGTGACTATCCCTGACTCTCAGGCCGTGCGTCGGGTGGTTTCTCTGGCCAGGTCACTGAATCCTAACCTTTATATTATTGTTCGCACTCGGTATGTAGCCAAGATTGCTCCTCTTTTAAGGCTGGGGGCCGATGAGGTCATTCCTGAAGAATTGGTAGTGGCCCTGGAGATCTTTGTCCGGAGTCTCAGGGTCTATCTTCTGCCAGAAGAAAGGATTGACGGGCTTCTCAAGGAGCTTCGGGAGGCCCACTACAGCCGTCTTTGCCCCTCCGGACGCCGCCAACAGGAAGAACGCCCTTGA
- a CDS encoding DUF3108 domain-containing protein — protein sequence MPGKFIWRVFWGFFCLFFFLGAVPLSATEAFSSQSLVFRVTWFGLPAGKVHLKVEKNSREIVITATARSSRLLSTFYPVRDLWQSILAGSPPYPVRSFIDQNEGKWSRKKEYLFDYRGGVVRVLKNGRLKKEVRLEFPAFDEISAFVYLRDLEFSAPGEIKYVPTFSGGRFYRVPVEFLGYEEIKVTGGWKKVLHLRPKVPFEGVFGRKGDIHVWLTADSRRLPVKVTGRLTIGHLTAWLVRPRP from the coding sequence ATGCCTGGTAAGTTTATCTGGCGGGTTTTTTGGGGATTTTTTTGTCTTTTCTTCTTTTTGGGGGCCGTTCCTCTTTCGGCCACAGAGGCCTTTTCTTCTCAGAGCCTGGTCTTCCGGGTGACATGGTTTGGCCTTCCGGCGGGCAAGGTCCATCTTAAAGTAGAAAAAAACAGCCGGGAGATAGTGATCACCGCCACCGCTAGATCCTCCAGGCTTCTCTCTACTTTTTACCCGGTGCGGGATCTCTGGCAGTCAATCCTGGCCGGCTCTCCCCCGTATCCTGTGAGGTCTTTTATAGACCAAAACGAGGGAAAATGGTCTCGAAAGAAGGAGTATCTTTTTGACTACCGGGGCGGGGTGGTCCGGGTGCTTAAAAACGGCCGTCTTAAAAAAGAAGTCCGCTTAGAGTTTCCGGCCTTTGATGAGATTAGCGCCTTTGTTTATCTGAGAGACCTTGAGTTTTCTGCCCCTGGCGAGATCAAGTATGTTCCGACCTTTTCCGGCGGGCGTTTTTATCGGGTTCCGGTGGAGTTTTTGGGCTACGAGGAGATAAAGGTCACCGGCGGCTGGAAGAAAGTCCTCCACCTTCGGCCTAAGGTTCCCTTTGAGGGGGTTTTTGGTCGCAAAGGGGATATCCATGTCTGGCTTACAGCCGACTCTCGCCGTCTTCCGGTCAAGGTGACCGGACGCCTGACCATTGGCCATCTTACGGCCTGGCTTGTCAGACCCAGGCCCTAG
- a CDS encoding methyl-accepting chemotaxis protein → MKIWQKIALGFLVVVIINLANLLLLLHLEGKVFQYQEESSKAQKDVQELIYIKAGHIRWKVNVLSALLNEVAPKVEYDPTKCSLGRFMARVHPQSPEEEKLWASLKKYHTQMHLNAQKMAQMIEDEEDFEDVIVPFYNEKINAVSKKVLKKLDELVDLYNQRAQGLEARSNGELLLLKKTSLMANMMTIILAVVFGFWVIRAVTGPIKEVSRGLSRVAQGDFSQTISVSGRDEISQVAEAVNGMILSLRPLIKNIAQGSKTIKEETEKMATFSENAAKGGEKASSRADRMLTEIETVVQSVEEEAASINEISSAIKEISQNTTQASMITNEAVDKAQNAGEIIGRLSQVSQDVEGIIKLISSIAEQTNLLALNATIEAARAGEAGKGFAVVAGEVKELARQTAAATEEITEKIRAMQSESQAAVSATESILNIIGQINDISSTIAAAVEEQTAVIADIASKVEDQKEGARILKNEAQEAQQAAKEAVAAALVNLENIKKLVHLAEDFEQEARKFRV, encoded by the coding sequence GTGAAGATCTGGCAGAAGATTGCCCTGGGGTTCTTGGTGGTTGTCATCATCAATCTGGCCAACCTGTTGCTCCTGCTCCACCTAGAAGGCAAGGTCTTCCAGTATCAGGAGGAATCAAGCAAGGCCCAAAAAGATGTTCAGGAGCTTATCTACATAAAGGCCGGCCACATTCGCTGGAAGGTAAATGTGCTCTCGGCCCTCCTCAACGAGGTTGCTCCCAAGGTAGAGTATGATCCTACCAAATGTTCCCTGGGGCGCTTCATGGCCCGAGTCCATCCTCAGAGCCCCGAAGAAGAAAAACTCTGGGCCTCTCTCAAAAAGTATCACACCCAGATGCACCTCAATGCCCAAAAGATGGCCCAGATGATAGAAGACGAAGAGGATTTTGAAGACGTAATCGTCCCTTTTTACAACGAAAAAATCAACGCTGTCTCTAAAAAAGTCCTTAAAAAATTAGACGAGCTGGTTGATCTCTATAACCAGCGGGCCCAAGGCCTTGAGGCTCGCTCAAATGGTGAGCTCCTCCTCCTTAAAAAGACCAGCCTTATGGCCAACATGATGACCATTATCTTGGCCGTGGTCTTCGGATTTTGGGTAATCAGAGCCGTAACCGGCCCCATAAAAGAAGTCTCCAGGGGGCTGTCTCGGGTGGCCCAGGGAGATTTCAGCCAGACCATCTCTGTCTCCGGCCGGGATGAAATCTCCCAGGTAGCCGAGGCCGTAAACGGGATGATTCTCTCTTTAAGGCCCCTTATCAAGAACATCGCCCAGGGTTCAAAGACCATCAAAGAAGAGACCGAAAAGATGGCCACTTTTTCCGAAAACGCAGCCAAAGGCGGGGAGAAGGCCAGTTCCCGAGCCGACAGAATGCTTACAGAGATAGAAACTGTGGTCCAGAGCGTCGAGGAGGAAGCCGCATCCATCAACGAGATCTCCTCTGCTATCAAAGAAATCAGCCAGAACACCACCCAGGCCAGCATGATCACCAATGAGGCTGTGGATAAGGCCCAGAATGCCGGAGAGATCATCGGCCGGCTGAGCCAGGTCTCTCAAGACGTAGAAGGGATCATCAAACTCATTAGCTCCATTGCCGAGCAGACCAACCTTCTGGCCCTAAACGCCACCATTGAGGCCGCCCGGGCCGGGGAGGCGGGCAAGGGCTTTGCCGTGGTGGCCGGCGAGGTCAAGGAGCTGGCCCGCCAGACGGCAGCGGCCACAGAAGAGATCACGGAGAAGATCCGGGCCATGCAGTCTGAAAGTCAAGCTGCTGTCTCGGCTACCGAATCTATTCTGAATATTATCGGACAGATAAACGACATCTCCTCCACTATTGCCGCAGCCGTAGAGGAGCAGACGGCCGTCATTGCTGACATCGCTTCCAAGGTGGAGGATCAAAAAGAAGGGGCCAGAATCCTCAAAAATGAAGCCCAAGAGGCCCAGCAGGCGGCCAAAGAGGCCGTAGCAGCGGCCCTGGTGAACCTAGAAAACATCAAAAAGCTCGTTCACCTGGCGGAAGACTTCGAACAGGAGGCCAGAAAGTTCCGGGTCTAA
- a CDS encoding peptidoglycan-binding domain-containing protein — translation MIVYRRGSKGREVIKIQRALQQLGLYLGPIDGDFGGGTESAVRRFQRARGLLVDGRVGPETWRALFGEEIPEPSIYKESLAYRSLALTGLFETGELPPECFAGLTGDFDGQGLSFGALQWNFGQGSLPPLILRMNERYPDLLADVFGEHYGILLQVLSLDREEQLAWARSIQDYRFRLYQPWRGYFKTLGRLSEFQAIQVETASELFAAASRLAADFDLWSERAVALMFDIKVQNGGIPSLVEVIIRQDFAELDKDLPPEALEVEKMRVVAHRRAEASRPRWVEDVHRRKLTIAEGRGVVHGLPVDLDRDFGLKLAPVYPD, via the coding sequence ATGATAGTTTATCGTCGCGGCTCCAAGGGAAGGGAGGTCATCAAGATCCAGAGGGCACTCCAGCAGCTTGGTCTTTATCTGGGTCCGATAGACGGAGACTTTGGCGGGGGGACGGAGTCGGCTGTACGACGTTTTCAGCGGGCCCGGGGGCTTTTAGTGGATGGCCGGGTAGGGCCAGAGACCTGGAGGGCCCTGTTTGGGGAAGAGATACCAGAGCCCTCGATCTATAAGGAATCGCTGGCCTATCGCTCTCTGGCCTTAACGGGCCTCTTTGAAACAGGTGAGCTACCTCCGGAGTGTTTTGCTGGGCTAACGGGAGACTTTGACGGCCAGGGGCTTTCCTTTGGAGCCCTACAGTGGAACTTTGGTCAGGGATCACTGCCGCCCCTTATTTTGCGGATGAATGAAAGATATCCGGATCTTTTGGCCGATGTCTTTGGCGAACACTATGGGATCCTTCTCCAGGTTCTCTCTCTCGATCGGGAGGAGCAACTAGCCTGGGCCCGGTCCATCCAGGATTATCGCTTCCGTCTCTATCAGCCCTGGCGCGGATACTTTAAGACTTTGGGGCGGTTGTCGGAGTTTCAGGCCATTCAGGTGGAGACTGCCTCTGAGCTTTTTGCCGCTGCCTCCCGGCTGGCTGCTGATTTTGATCTCTGGTCCGAGAGGGCGGTCGCCCTCATGTTTGACATCAAAGTTCAAAATGGCGGGATCCCCTCGCTGGTGGAGGTTATCATTCGGCAGGACTTTGCCGAGCTGGATAAAGATCTTCCCCCCGAAGCCCTTGAGGTGGAGAAGATGCGGGTGGTGGCCCATCGCCGGGCTGAGGCCTCTCGGCCCCGATGGGTTGAGGACGTTCATCGCCGCAAACTGACCATTGCCGAGGGGCGCGGCGTGGTCCATGGCCTTCCGGTGGATCTAGACCGGGACTTTGGCCTGAAATTGGCCCCGGTGTATCCGGACTGA
- a CDS encoding nicotinate phosphoribosyltransferase: MEFSALLTDLYQLTMAACYFEEGMAEEATFSLFVRRLPQNRAFLVAAGLDEALRYLESFHFRQEDLAYLERLGLFKSKFLQFLEGLRFTGQAAALPEGSIFFANEPIIEITAPIIEAQLVETYLLNIFNIQTMVATKAARCLLAAPDKTLVDFAARRTQGADASLKVARASYLAGFAATSNVLAGKLFGLPVVGTMAHSFIESFPREIDAFRSFARLFPEKTVLLIDTYDTLAAAQKAVAVAKELAAKGYRMLGVRLDSGDIASLAKEVRRILNEAGLNYVKIFVSGGLDEFAIRDLLDQGAPIDAFGVGTKMGVSADAPYLDSAYKLVRYGRRPVAKLSVGKATLAGDKQVFRKVEDGQMIEDLIGLREEAIPEATPLLVPVMKDGKRIFFEDLATSRARFQQELSQLPEGLKALSPPFPTYPVRLTEALSHLQEEVRQRLLKETEHSKF, translated from the coding sequence ATGGAGTTCTCTGCTCTGCTGACAGATCTTTATCAGCTGACCATGGCCGCCTGCTACTTTGAGGAGGGAATGGCCGAAGAGGCCACCTTTTCTCTGTTTGTCCGTCGTCTCCCTCAGAATCGGGCCTTTCTGGTAGCCGCCGGTCTGGATGAGGCCCTAAGGTACCTGGAATCGTTTCACTTTCGTCAAGAAGACCTGGCCTACCTGGAAAGACTGGGGCTCTTTAAGAGCAAGTTTCTTCAGTTTCTTGAGGGCCTACGTTTTACCGGCCAGGCCGCGGCCCTCCCTGAGGGAAGCATATTTTTTGCCAACGAGCCAATCATCGAGATTACCGCCCCCATTATTGAGGCCCAGCTGGTGGAGACCTATCTCCTGAACATCTTTAATATCCAGACCATGGTAGCCACCAAGGCGGCCCGTTGTCTTCTGGCCGCCCCTGATAAGACTCTAGTAGATTTTGCCGCCCGAAGAACTCAAGGGGCCGACGCCAGCCTTAAGGTGGCCCGGGCCAGTTACCTGGCCGGATTCGCTGCTACTAGCAACGTCCTGGCCGGAAAGCTCTTCGGCCTTCCGGTAGTGGGAACCATGGCCCATTCTTTTATTGAGAGCTTCCCCAGGGAAATAGACGCCTTTCGATCCTTTGCCCGCCTTTTTCCCGAAAAAACGGTCCTTCTGATCGACACCTATGACACCCTGGCCGCGGCCCAAAAGGCGGTGGCCGTAGCCAAAGAACTGGCTGCCAAGGGCTATCGAATGCTTGGGGTAAGGCTTGACTCCGGAGACATCGCCTCTTTGGCCAAGGAGGTCCGCCGAATCCTGAACGAGGCAGGGCTTAATTACGTGAAGATCTTTGTCAGCGGTGGCCTTGATGAGTTCGCCATCCGGGATCTCCTTGATCAAGGAGCCCCTATAGATGCCTTCGGAGTAGGAACCAAAATGGGAGTCTCTGCTGACGCCCCCTATCTGGATTCGGCCTATAAACTCGTCCGCTATGGACGTCGCCCGGTGGCCAAGCTGTCTGTGGGGAAGGCCACCTTGGCCGGAGACAAACAGGTCTTCAGAAAGGTAGAAGACGGCCAGATGATAGAAGACCTCATCGGCCTTCGAGAAGAGGCCATCCCCGAGGCCACCCCTCTCCTTGTCCCGGTAATGAAAGACGGAAAGCGTATTTTCTTTGAAGATCTGGCCACCTCAAGGGCGCGGTTCCAACAGGAGCTTTCCCAGCTGCCGGAAGGCCTAAAGGCCCTCTCCCCCCCCTTCCCCACCTACCCTGTGCGCCTCACCGAGGCCCTCTCCCATCTTCAGGAGGAAGTCCGCCAACGTCTCCTCAAAGAGACAGAGCATTCTAAATTTTAG
- a CDS encoding SLATT domain-containing protein: MNQSGEKIRHFLEEISSLNWEPPSRAKSLQKLHRQVTELVLDHIRYYSRQYQRNHRLSCLLRGLIISIGASGVLFPYWSSLLPNKWQQPHLGYFLVGLAGVFYLLDEVFAVTKNYTRFILVKLQLEDLLSRTSLKWQKLFALLDPPNISDKEVSDIFFLEEDLLEKVYSQILSETGQWESLLKRQLATIKERIGTLT; encoded by the coding sequence ATGAACCAGTCTGGAGAAAAAATCAGGCATTTCCTTGAGGAGATCTCCAGCCTTAACTGGGAACCACCCTCACGAGCCAAAAGCCTCCAGAAACTTCATCGACAGGTAACTGAGCTCGTCCTTGACCACATAAGATATTATAGCCGCCAGTATCAACGAAATCACAGACTATCTTGCCTTCTCAGGGGCCTGATCATCTCAATCGGGGCAAGCGGGGTCCTCTTCCCTTATTGGTCTTCCTTACTACCAAACAAATGGCAACAGCCCCATCTAGGCTACTTCCTGGTAGGGCTGGCCGGGGTCTTTTATCTGCTTGACGAGGTCTTTGCCGTAACCAAAAACTACACCCGCTTTATCCTGGTCAAGCTTCAACTAGAAGATCTTCTCTCTCGCACATCGCTTAAGTGGCAGAAGTTGTTTGCCCTCCTTGATCCCCCAAACATCTCAGACAAAGAGGTATCAGACATATTCTTTCTGGAGGAAGACCTCCTGGAGAAGGTCTACAGCCAGATCCTGAGCGAGACAGGCCAGTGGGAGTCTCTTCTAAAAAGACAACTGGCCACCATCAAAGAGAGAATCGGGACCTTAACTTAA
- a CDS encoding acylphosphatase, whose product MAKKRVHVFISGKVQGVFFRAYTQEEARRLGLRGWVRNLPDGRVEAIFEGEEKALEEMIRWCHKGSPGARVTGVEVIEEPYTGEFSDFRIRY is encoded by the coding sequence ATGGCTAAAAAGAGGGTTCATGTCTTTATCAGCGGGAAGGTCCAAGGGGTTTTCTTTCGGGCCTATACCCAGGAAGAGGCTCGCCGCCTTGGCCTCCGAGGCTGGGTTCGCAACCTGCCAGATGGCCGGGTAGAGGCGATCTTTGAAGGTGAGGAGAAGGCCTTAGAGGAGATGATCCGCTGGTGCCACAAGGGATCTCCCGGGGCCCGAGTGACCGGAGTTGAAGTCATTGAGGAGCCTTATACAGGGGAGTTCTCCGACTTTCGCATCCGCTACTGA